A window of the Dickeya dianthicola NCPPB 453 genome harbors these coding sequences:
- the speD gene encoding adenosylmethionine decarboxylase yields the protein MQKLKLHGFNNLTKSLSFCIYDICYAKTPADRDGYIAYIDEQYNANRLTEILSKTCSIIGANVLNIARQDYEPQGASVTILVSEEPMDPRDVDTSEHPGPLPNSVVAHLDKSHICVHTYPESHPGGGLCTFRADIEVSTCGVISPLKALNYLIHQLESDIVTIDYRVRGFTRDINGIKHFIDHKINSIQNFMSDDMKSLYHLMDVNVYQENIFHTKMLLKDFDLKHYLFNVSPEELSPEERKRITDLLYREMQEIYYGRNIATV from the coding sequence TTGCAAAAGCTGAAACTGCATGGCTTTAACAATCTGACCAAGAGCCTGAGTTTTTGTATCTACGATATCTGTTACGCCAAAACGCCCGCCGACCGCGATGGCTATATCGCATACATCGATGAGCAGTACAATGCGAACCGTCTGACAGAAATCCTGAGTAAAACCTGTTCGATCATTGGCGCCAATGTGTTGAATATTGCCCGCCAGGATTATGAACCGCAGGGCGCCAGCGTCACCATTCTGGTCAGCGAGGAACCGATGGACCCCCGCGATGTGGATACCTCCGAGCATCCCGGCCCACTACCGAACTCCGTCGTCGCGCATCTCGACAAGAGCCATATCTGTGTTCACACCTATCCGGAAAGCCACCCCGGCGGCGGCCTGTGTACCTTCCGTGCGGATATCGAAGTGTCTACCTGTGGGGTCATTTCGCCGCTCAAAGCGCTCAACTATCTGATTCATCAGTTAGAATCGGACATCGTGACCATCGACTACCGTGTGCGTGGTTTTACCCGCGACATCAACGGCATCAAGCATTTCATCGACCACAAAATCAATTCGATTCAGAACTTCATGTCCGACGACATGAAATCGCTCTATCACCTGATGGACGTAAACGTTTACCAGGAAAACATTTTTCACACCAAAATGCTGCTGAAGGATTTCGACCTGAAGCACTACCTGTTTAACGTCAGTCCGGAAGAACTGAGCCCAGAAGAGCGCAAACGTATTACCGATTTGCTGTATCGCGAGATGCAGGAAATCTATTACGGCAGAAACATCGCAACCGTTTGA
- the nrdH gene encoding glutaredoxin-like protein NrdH has protein sequence MTISIYSQPDCPQCDATCRTLDSYGVIYRKIDISCDEQAREHVLALGYRQVPVVETNGAHWCGFRPDKLRSLRAATA, from the coding sequence ATGACCATTAGCATTTATAGCCAACCAGACTGCCCCCAATGCGACGCGACCTGCCGCACGCTGGATAGCTATGGCGTGATTTACCGCAAGATCGATATCTCCTGCGATGAGCAGGCGCGGGAGCACGTACTGGCGCTCGGCTACCGTCAGGTGCCGGTAGTGGAAACCAACGGGGCGCACTGGTGTGGCTTCCGCCCGGACAAACTCCGCTCGCTGCGCGCCGCTACCGCCTGA
- the nrdI gene encoding class Ib ribonucleoside-diphosphate reductase assembly flavoprotein NrdI: MNPIIYFSSQSENTHRFVCRLGLPAMRIPLQAEAPMPDIASPYILVVPSYGGGSTRGAVPRQVIHFLNQSSRRALLRGVIAAGNRNFGAAYAIAGDIIAAKCQVPCLYRFELSGTPEDVDNVRRGVTQFWLQQNS, translated from the coding sequence ATGAATCCGATCATCTATTTCTCCAGCCAGTCGGAAAACACACATCGGTTCGTCTGCCGTCTGGGATTGCCGGCGATGCGGATACCGCTGCAGGCCGAGGCGCCAATGCCGGATATCGCCAGCCCCTACATTCTGGTGGTGCCCAGTTACGGTGGCGGCAGCACCCGCGGGGCGGTGCCCCGTCAGGTCATCCACTTTCTCAACCAATCATCGCGCCGTGCGTTGCTGCGCGGCGTCATCGCCGCCGGGAACCGCAACTTTGGCGCCGCCTACGCCATCGCCGGCGACATTATCGCCGCCAAATGCCAGGTTCCCTGCCTTTACCGCTTTGAGCTGTCTGGCACCCCGGAAGATGTAGACAACGTACGCAGAGGAGTGACCCAATTTTGGCTACAGCAGAATTCCTGA